The following proteins are encoded in a genomic region of Chaetodon auriga isolate fChaAug3 chromosome 8, fChaAug3.hap1, whole genome shotgun sequence:
- the LOC143324659 gene encoding forkhead box protein O6-like: MLMMEDDELDAHQVDSDFEPQSRPRSCTWPLPCPEDFPGGHEVSGGLPLANIKVEPEDVPACRAGLVGGTPGELKHPAGAPAPTGGTHPCLAGAALDVTGPLRKAKSSRRNAWGNQSYADLITRAIESTPEKRLTLSQIYDWMVRYVPYFKDKGDSNSSAGWKNSIRHNLSLHTRFIRVQNEGTGKSSWWMLNPDGGKMGKAPRRRAVSMDNSTKYLKSKGRIRGKRIGRPGIGAGSAVVGLQGSPDHGSPPRKGLPGAGGASGTDGEFDAWTDLHSRASSSASTLSGRLSPILAEGEPEEPEEGGLSCSTSPHLYPSPTSARSPSMGAGNRCPPLEQLPQLANLTGAISLDEQLMEDSYHHHRPPQQQHQQHPAVGRHKLQTPVYQYSSGVKGQSPYGAGVYGATGMGMLCHHSPMQTIQENKPASFSGTMRTYSNTNALQSLLTGGPTGQQYCSKDMMLGQERESHPMIGQASNGVGSNHHSHHPGHHNGHSHSHNGPLSHSSAHSHNRTHSHTHSHNNVTNHNHNHNHNSPHSLAHNGHNLSQSHNHTPPRAAALTPRGNTNQLHTYNHKAPYLYSPPSHAHLPASTTLPPNPAGMLGMPQDSCHVATAPHPHPRHNHYPDQQHQGMTNGPYHHGQGMGSGSVGSNYHGYHQPHPHERLPADLDIDMFHGSLDCDVESILLHDIMDSGEEMDFNFDCSLAQGVGIGMGMGMGVTMGMGMSGLAGPQQAHSNQSWVPG, encoded by the exons ATGTTGATGATGGAGGACGACGAATTAGACGCTCATCAGGTTGATTCGGATTTCGAGCCGCAAAGCCGGCCTCGCTCATGCACCTGGCCGCTGCCTTGCCCGGAGGATTTCCCCGGTGGACACGAGGTCAGCGGGGGTCTTCCGCTGGCCAACATCAAGGTGGAACCAGAGGACGTCCCGGCTTGCAGAGCGGGGCTCGTGGGCGGAACGCCGGGAGAGCTGAAGCATCCAGCCGGCGCCCCGGCACCCACAGGCGGGACGCACCCATGCCTGGCTGGCGCGGCGCTAGATGTGACCGGACCGCTGCGCAAAGCCAAATCCTCGCGGCGGAACGCGTGGGGAAACCAGTCCTACGCGGATCTCATTACCCGCGCCATTGAGAGCACCCCAGAAAAGAGGCTCACGCTGTCACAGATATACGACTGGATGGTCCGTTATGTGCCCTATTTCAAGGATAAGGGCGACAGTAATAGCTCAGCTGGCTGGAAG AACTCCATCCGACACAACCTATCCCTCCACACACGTTTTATCAGGGTGCAAAATGAGGGAACAGGGAAGAGCTCTTGGTGGATGCTGAACCCAGATGGAGGGAAGATGGGCAAGGCCCCCCGCCGGCGAGCAGTCTCCATGGACAACAGCACAAAATACCTGAAAAGCAAAGGCCGCATCAGAGGCAAGAGGATTGGCCGCCCTGGAATAGGGGCAGGGTCTGCTGTGGTAGGGCTCCAGGGCTCGCCCGATCATGGCAGCCCACCACGGAAAGGCCTCCCAGGAGCTGGAGGTGCATCTGGGACAGATGGAGAGTTTGACGCTTGGACAGACCTCCATTCCAGGGCTAGTTCATCAGCCTCTACCCTGAGTGGGCGTCTGTCACCTATCCTTGCAGAGGGAGAGCCAGAGGAACCAGAGGAGGGTGGTCTGTCCTGTTCCACTTCTCCCCACCTCTACCCCTCACCGACCAGTGCCCGCTCTCCATCCATGGGGGCAGGAAATCGCTGTCCTCCCTTGGAGCAACTGCCTCAGCTGGCTAACCTGACGGGTGCTATCAGTCTGGATGAGCAATTGATGGAGGATAGTTATCATCACCATCGCCCACCTCAgcaacaacaccaacagcatCCGGCTGTTGGCAGACATAAGCTCCAAACCCCAGTCTACCAGTACAGCTCTGGAGTGAAGGGACAGAGCCCCTATGGTGCAGGTGTCTATGGTGCAACAGGCATGGGGATGTTATGCCACCACTCACCCATGCAGACCATTCAGGAGAACAAGCCAGCCAGTTTCTCTGGAACCATGCGGACGTACTCCAACACCAATGCCCTGCAGAGTCTGCTAACAGGGGGTCCAACTGGGCAGCAGTACTGTTCCAAGGACATGATGCTGGGGCAGGAGAGGGAAAGCCATCCTATGATTGGTCAAGCTAGTAATGGAGTAGGTTCCAACCATCACAGCCACCACCCTGGCCACCACAAtggccacagccacagccacaatGGACCTCTTAGTCACAGCTCAGCTCATAGCCATAACAGAACTCACAGCCATACTCATAGTCACAACAATGTaaccaaccacaaccacaaccacaaccacaactcACCTCACAGCCTCGCTCACAACGGTCACAACCTCAGCCAGAGCCATAACCACACACCGCCCCGGGCTGCGGCCCTGACCCCACGCGGCAACACTAATCAGCTGCACACCTACAATCACAAAGCTCCCTACCTGTACAGCCCCCCATCACATGCCCACCTCCCAGCCTCCACCACCCTTCCTCCAAACCCAGCAGGCATGCTTGGCATGCCCCAGGACTCCTGCCATGTGGCCACTGCCCCACACCCGCACCCCCGTCACAATCATTACCCTGATCAACAACACCAAGGCATGACTAACGGACCATACCACCATGGCCAGGGGATGGGGAGTGGTAGTGTTGGTAGCAACTACCATGGCTATCACCAGCCACACCCCCATGAGAGACTTCCGGCTGACCTGGACATTGATATGTTCCACGGTAGCTTGGACTGTGATGTGGAGTCCATCCTCCTCCATGACATTATGGACTCTGGGGAGGAGATGGACTTTAACTTTGACTGCTCCCTAGCCCAGGGGGTAGGCATCGGCATGGGTATGGGCATGGGTGTGACCATGGGGATGGGAATGAGCGGTCTGGCCGGTCCACAGCAAGCCCATAGCAACCAGAGCTGGGTGCCTGGCTGA